One part of the Anaerofustis stercorihominis DSM 17244 genome encodes these proteins:
- a CDS encoding thiamine pyrophosphate-dependent dehydrogenase E1 component subunit alpha: protein MNSFEEKKKDKDFMLKVLRTMLTSRHFELKVNEMFMAGLIHGTTHLGVGEEACHAGISLGLNPDDWIVPTHRGHGHCLAKGATPYNMFCELFANYQGGCKGLGGSMHYIDLEHCNLGSSAIVGAGVPTAVGAAYAMKREGKKNCVATFFGDGASSQGMVLEGMNLASVWEAPVLLCCENNRYGMSTPAKYTVSIEDIADRGPAFSIKSKIVDGMDVLAVLEAVMEAGEYCRTEGKPYLLEFKTYRYLGHSKSDQRKYRTKEEEEDMKKNHDAIDKFKNDLIAMNMITEEEFDELDKKIEKEIDDAAEKAKKVDEIISVKEAMSYVYAE from the coding sequence ATGAATTCATTTGAAGAAAAAAAGAAAGACAAAGATTTTATGCTTAAAGTTCTAAGAACTATGCTGACATCAAGACATTTCGAATTGAAAGTAAACGAAATGTTTATGGCCGGTTTGATTCACGGAACGACTCATTTAGGCGTTGGGGAAGAAGCCTGTCATGCAGGTATCAGTCTGGGATTAAATCCCGATGACTGGATTGTTCCTACTCACAGAGGTCATGGTCACTGTTTAGCTAAAGGTGCTACACCTTATAACATGTTCTGTGAACTTTTTGCTAATTATCAGGGCGGATGTAAAGGTCTTGGGGGTTCGATGCATTACATAGACCTTGAACACTGTAACTTGGGTAGTTCCGCTATCGTTGGTGCGGGTGTACCTACTGCTGTTGGTGCCGCTTATGCGATGAAGAGAGAAGGTAAAAAGAACTGCGTAGCTACTTTCTTCGGAGACGGTGCTTCCAGTCAGGGTATGGTATTGGAAGGCATGAACTTAGCAAGTGTATGGGAAGCTCCTGTACTATTATGTTGCGAAAATAACAGATATGGTATGTCTACACCTGCAAAATACACTGTTTCAATCGAAGATATAGCTGACAGAGGACCTGCATTCAGTATTAAATCCAAGATCGTTGACGGAATGGATGTGCTTGCTGTACTTGAAGCTGTAATGGAAGCCGGAGAATACTGCAGAACAGAAGGAAAACCTTATTTATTAGAATTCAAAACTTACAGATATTTGGGACATTCAAAATCTGACCAAAGAAAGTACAGAACAAAAGAAGAAGAAGAAGATATGAAGAAAAATCATGACGCTATAGATAAATTCAAGAATGACTTGATAGCTATGAACATGATTACCGAAGAAGAGTTCGATGAGTTAGATAAAAAGATAGAAAAAGAAATAGACGATGCGGCTGAAAAGGCTAAGAAAGTTGACGAAATCATCTCTGTAAAAGAAGCGATGAGTTACGTTTATGCGGAGTAG
- a CDS encoding leucine-rich repeat domain-containing protein: MCKIDKAEAMNVSEYIVASDVKVIEERAFKGFKNLKKVVISEGVTVIGNRAFDGCSNLEEVVLPSSLKIIGNYSFKECTNLKKINFPEGLEKIGNIAFYNCKSLEDIVIPKSMDSIGYYVFYGCSGLRSVKIPDSVKDIDLFAFYKCASLKDLKLPDSIESIGAYSFSNCTGLCTLTLPKSLTNIGICAFDGCTHLEEIIIPESLTNISDYAFDGAIGLKRLNIPKTIECIGAYVFANCSSLECINVDKDNKFYSSENGVLYNKDQTKLLCCPGGKDEVNILDSVTAIGDRAFLGCGNLENVELSDNIKSIGNSAFDGCKSLEEIKIPDSVVSIGAGAFDGCRHLTDIVIPNSVETIKRSVFNGCWRLESITVPFVGSSEDDNTYLGYFFGASSYYENGSIVPASLKEVTVTKSNIDDYAFFLCSDLKKINIGDEVESIGRLAFHRCTSLKEIYIPKNVVNIDIEVFSGCKNLEKILVDEENEYYSSEGSILYDKEKTIVVCCSAGKGSVIVPEGVKKIENRAFSYCDKITNLALPNTVKEIGEEAFFGCKNLSQLVVPNNVTTIRDYTFAGFSGLKSITIPNSVSSIGNYAFDGCSKLEYITLPNSVDIIGTGAFNDCSNLKDFIIPESVKTISGFAFYDCVSLKTINIPESVEDIGERAFDGCSGLTSATIGKSVKHLGRYIFNYCQNLNSVTILGDDTEIGENAFKGCDNLYLFVNKDSKAEKYAAENEIICIAE, encoded by the coding sequence ATGTGTAAAATTGATAAAGCTGAAGCTATGAACGTAAGCGAATATATCGTAGCCTCAGATGTAAAAGTAATAGAGGAGAGAGCTTTTAAAGGTTTTAAGAACCTTAAAAAAGTAGTGATTTCGGAAGGTGTAACGGTAATAGGCAACAGAGCATTTGACGGATGCAGCAATCTTGAAGAAGTTGTCTTACCAAGCAGTCTGAAAATAATAGGTAACTATTCGTTTAAAGAATGTACAAATTTAAAGAAGATCAATTTCCCTGAAGGGCTGGAAAAGATAGGAAATATTGCATTCTATAATTGTAAATCCCTTGAAGATATAGTAATACCGAAAAGCATGGACAGTATAGGTTATTATGTATTCTACGGATGTTCGGGGCTTAGAAGTGTAAAAATCCCTGACAGTGTTAAGGACATTGATTTATTTGCATTCTATAAATGTGCTTCACTTAAAGACCTTAAACTTCCGGACAGTATAGAAAGTATAGGTGCTTATTCTTTTTCTAACTGTACGGGACTTTGTACATTGACTCTTCCTAAGAGTCTTACAAATATAGGTATATGTGCCTTTGACGGATGTACGCATTTGGAAGAGATCATTATTCCTGAAAGCCTTACAAATATAAGTGATTATGCTTTTGACGGAGCTATAGGTCTTAAAAGACTTAATATCCCTAAGACTATAGAATGTATCGGAGCATATGTATTTGCCAATTGTTCCAGCCTTGAATGTATCAATGTAGATAAAGACAATAAGTTTTACTCGAGTGAAAACGGAGTATTATACAATAAAGACCAGACTAAACTTCTTTGCTGTCCGGGCGGTAAAGACGAAGTCAATATACTTGATAGCGTAACCGCAATAGGGGACAGAGCTTTCTTAGGATGCGGTAACCTTGAAAATGTTGAACTTTCCGATAATATCAAGAGCATCGGTAATTCTGCCTTTGACGGATGTAAATCTTTGGAAGAAATCAAAATTCCGGACAGTGTCGTAAGTATAGGTGCGGGAGCATTCGATGGATGCAGACACCTTACTGATATCGTAATTCCTAACAGTGTTGAAACCATTAAGAGAAGCGTATTCAATGGCTGTTGGAGACTGGAATCCATCACGGTACCGTTTGTAGGAAGCAGTGAAGATGATAATACGTATCTCGGATATTTCTTCGGTGCAAGTTCGTATTACGAAAATGGTTCTATCGTACCTGCTTCACTTAAAGAGGTTACCGTTACAAAATCAAATATAGATGATTATGCTTTCTTCCTATGTTCTGATTTAAAGAAAATCAATATAGGTGACGAAGTTGAAAGTATCGGAAGACTTGCTTTCCATAGGTGTACTTCACTTAAAGAAATTTATATACCAAAGAATGTAGTAAATATTGATATTGAAGTATTCTCCGGATGTAAAAACTTAGAAAAAATATTAGTAGACGAAGAAAATGAATACTACTCAAGTGAAGGAAGTATTTTATACGATAAAGAAAAAACTATTGTAGTTTGCTGTTCTGCGGGAAAAGGTTCTGTTATTGTTCCGGAAGGTGTTAAGAAGATTGAAAACAGAGCATTCAGTTACTGTGATAAAATTACTAATCTTGCTCTTCCAAACACGGTTAAAGAAATCGGAGAAGAGGCATTCTTCGGATGTAAAAACCTATCTCAATTAGTAGTTCCTAATAACGTTACTACCATAAGAGATTATACTTTCGCAGGATTTTCCGGACTTAAGAGCATTACTATACCAAACAGTGTGTCAAGTATAGGTAATTATGCTTTTGACGGATGTTCGAAACTTGAATATATCACTCTTCCAAACAGTGTCGATATTATCGGTACAGGGGCATTCAATGACTGTTCTAATTTAAAAGACTTTATTATCCCTGAAAGTGTTAAAACAATATCAGGATTTGCTTTTTATGACTGTGTAAGTCTTAAGACGATAAATATCCCTGAAAGTGTTGAGGATATCGGAGAGAGAGCATTTGACGGTTGCAGCGGTCTTACTTCCGCTACTATCGGTAAGTCCGTAAAACACTTAGGCAGATACATCTTTAATTACTGTCAAAACTTGAATAGTGTAACTATTTTGGGTGATGATACGGAAATAGGTGAAAATGCTTTTAAAGGCTGTGATAACCTATATTTATTCGTAAATAAAGATTCTAAAGCAGAAAAATATGCAGCTGAAAATGAAATAATTTGCATAGCTGAATAG
- a CDS encoding ATP-binding cassette domain-containing protein, whose amino-acid sequence MTEKIIEVNGLKKSFNDIEAVKGIDFFVKKGQLFSFLGPNGAGKSTTIKILCTLLDKNDGDVFIDGFKLGNDDNEIRKHIGVVFQDSVLDDLLTVKENLMTRGKFYELTKEELNNKVDEVNKICELGEFINRPYGKLSGGQRRRADIARALINTPEILFLDEPTTGLDPKTKDSVWNMILKLQKEINMTIFLTTHYMEEASLSDYITIIDHGEVVAEGTPYALRDKYSKDKLRIKPKNTESLIDILDSNVLDYKEDNDVIVIYLNDTLEAIEIINKIKDVISSFEVIHGSMNDVFLNITGGELND is encoded by the coding sequence ATGACAGAAAAAATAATTGAAGTTAATGGACTTAAGAAAAGTTTTAATGATATCGAAGCTGTTAAAGGAATAGATTTTTTTGTTAAGAAAGGACAGCTATTTTCATTTCTCGGTCCCAATGGAGCGGGAAAGTCAACGACGATAAAAATTTTATGTACTCTTCTCGATAAAAACGACGGAGATGTTTTTATCGACGGATTTAAATTAGGTAATGATGATAATGAGATAAGAAAGCATATCGGAGTGGTCTTTCAGGATAGTGTGCTTGATGATTTGCTTACGGTAAAAGAAAATCTTATGACGAGAGGAAAATTTTATGAGCTCACAAAAGAGGAGCTTAATAATAAAGTAGATGAAGTAAACAAAATATGCGAGCTTGGAGAATTTATAAATCGGCCTTACGGTAAATTATCGGGAGGTCAGAGACGAAGAGCGGATATAGCAAGAGCACTTATAAATACACCTGAAATACTGTTCTTGGATGAACCTACAACGGGACTTGACCCAAAGACAAAAGACAGCGTATGGAATATGATTTTAAAACTCCAAAAAGAAATAAATATGACTATATTTCTAACTACTCATTATATGGAGGAAGCGAGCCTGAGCGATTATATAACGATAATAGACCATGGTGAAGTCGTTGCCGAAGGAACGCCTTATGCCCTTAGAGATAAATACAGTAAGGATAAATTAAGGATAAAACCTAAGAACACGGAGTCTTTAATAGATATATTAGACAGCAATGTATTAGATTATAAAGAAGATAACGATGTTATTGTTATATATTTAAATGACACACTTGAGGCTATCGAGATAATTAATAAGATAAAAGATGTTATTTCAAGTTTTGAAGTGATTCATGGTTCGATGAATGATGTATTTTTAAATATAACGGGAGGTGAACTTAATGATTAA
- a CDS encoding alpha-ketoacid dehydrogenase subunit beta yields the protein MGKISYLQAIKDAMSEEMRRDDTVIFMGEDIGLYGGCFGVSRGMFDEFGPERVKDMPISETGFTYAAFGMAMFGMRPIVEIMFGDFVSLVVDPIVNGAAKYRFMTGGLVKAPMVLRTPFGSGTGAAAQHSQCLESLFLNTPGLKVVMPATAYDAKGLLKSAIRDDNPVCFFENKLLYRTNGEVPEEEYTIELGKADVKKEGSDITLIAWSRTLLFCVEAAEKLAEEGISCEVVDLRTLRPLDTKTIIDSVCKTGKALVVYEAPKLGGFGGEVVATINESEAFYHLDAPVERLGGMEIPVPYNPIIEKQIVPSVEDIVAKVKEMM from the coding sequence ATGGGAAAAATATCTTATTTACAAGCTATAAAAGATGCGATGAGCGAAGAAATGCGTAGAGATGATACTGTCATCTTTATGGGTGAAGATATAGGTTTATACGGAGGATGTTTCGGTGTCAGCAGAGGAATGTTCGATGAATTCGGTCCTGAAAGAGTTAAGGATATGCCTATTTCTGAAACAGGATTTACATATGCAGCATTCGGTATGGCAATGTTCGGAATGAGACCTATCGTTGAAATTATGTTTGGGGACTTCGTATCATTGGTAGTTGACCCTATAGTAAACGGTGCCGCTAAATATAGATTTATGACGGGCGGACTTGTAAAAGCTCCTATGGTACTAAGAACTCCTTTCGGTTCCGGTACGGGCGCAGCCGCACAGCATTCACAGTGTTTGGAATCTTTATTCTTAAATACACCGGGTTTAAAAGTCGTTATGCCAGCAACTGCTTATGATGCAAAAGGATTATTGAAATCAGCTATCAGAGATGACAATCCTGTATGTTTCTTTGAAAATAAATTATTATACAGAACCAACGGTGAAGTACCTGAAGAAGAATACACGATCGAACTTGGAAAAGCCGATGTTAAAAAAGAAGGAAGCGATATTACGTTGATCGCTTGGTCAAGAACATTATTATTCTGCGTAGAAGCAGCGGAAAAATTAGCCGAAGAAGGAATAAGCTGTGAAGTAGTAGACCTTAGAACTCTCAGACCTCTTGATACTAAAACGATAATAGATTCAGTATGTAAAACAGGCAAGGCTTTAGTAGTATACGAAGCTCCTAAATTAGGTGGATTCGGTGGAGAAGTAGTTGCTACTATCAATGAAAGCGAAGCATTCTATCATTTAGATGCTCCTGTTGAAAGACTTGGCGGTATGGAAATCCCTGTTCCATACAATCCTATAATAGAAAAACAAATCGTTCCTTCAGTAGAAGATATTGTAGCAAAAGTAAAAGAAATGATGTAA
- a CDS encoding ABC transporter permease codes for MINIAKRNLKIYFRQKSTVFFSLMSVFIIILLYVLFLGKNLTSSLDANGINGVENLVNSWVMAGIISVASITTTMGAFNVMVEDRVKNLSKDFFSSPIKKVTIVGGYVLSSYIVGFIMSVITFIAAEVYISISGGEILSFTSVLKVLGIILISVFMSSSLVFFIVSFFYSQGAFSTASTIIGTLIGFVTGIYFPISVLSNSMQWLIKLFPLSHSAALLRQVMMTEPIRISFENAGILRVNEFKESMGIILKFGDYTLTPAMHILILLVVGIIFFILAVLNISRKSKRV; via the coding sequence ATGATTAATATCGCAAAGAGAAATTTAAAGATATATTTCAGACAAAAGAGCACCGTCTTTTTTTCGCTTATGAGTGTATTTATAATCATTTTGTTATATGTTTTATTCCTTGGAAAGAATTTGACTTCTTCTTTAGATGCTAATGGGATTAACGGAGTAGAAAATTTAGTCAATAGTTGGGTAATGGCAGGTATAATATCCGTTGCTTCCATTACTACCACTATGGGAGCTTTTAATGTAATGGTAGAGGATAGAGTAAAAAATTTGAGTAAAGATTTTTTCTCTTCACCAATAAAAAAGGTAACTATTGTAGGCGGTTATGTGCTTAGTTCTTATATAGTTGGTTTTATAATGAGTGTCATAACTTTTATAGCCGCGGAGGTATATATTTCTATTTCCGGTGGAGAAATTTTAAGTTTTACTTCTGTACTAAAAGTTCTCGGGATAATACTCATATCCGTATTTATGTCCAGTTCTTTGGTATTCTTTATTGTAAGCTTCTTTTACAGTCAGGGTGCATTTTCCACCGCAAGTACGATTATCGGAACACTTATCGGTTTTGTGACAGGTATTTACTTTCCTATTTCGGTATTGTCAAATTCCATGCAGTGGTTGATAAAACTATTTCCTTTATCACACTCGGCAGCTCTTTTAAGGCAAGTCATGATGACCGAACCCATTAGGATATCTTTTGAAAATGCAGGTATATTAAGGGTAAACGAATTTAAAGAATCTATGGGGATAATCCTTAAATTCGGTGATTATACATTGACACCTGCCATGCATATTTTGATTTTACTTGTTGTGGGGATAATATTTTTTATTTTAGCTGTGCTTAATATATCGAGAAAAAGTAAAAGAGTATAA
- the dinB gene encoding DNA polymerase IV → MDRVILHSDLNNFYASVECFYNPTLRNKPVAVSGNPELRHGIILAKNYIAKKYGIQTGEAIWQAKKKCPELICVSPHYDIYLKYSKLVKDIYDDYTDKIESFGLDECWLDVTNSTKLFGSGEKIADEIRKRIKYELGITASVGVSFNKVFAKLGSDMKKPDATTVISKEDFKNIIWKLPVQELIYIGRATKNKLNKCGIYTLGEIANSKPSFLKNLLGKNGLILYSWVNGYDNSEVSDHNSSPPMKTIGNSTTAPKDLITDEDVKITLYLLCESVASRLRDYGHSCRTVQLTIRDKNLVSYQRQAPLIIPSCSSEGIFEKAYEIYKTRRIDNTPIRTLGVRGCNLVSNDKKQLSLIPEIQNLEKEEELERCIDNIRGRFGFYSIKRGLMLTDEELSQLNAKEEHTIYPKSFFHP, encoded by the coding sequence ATGGATAGAGTAATTTTGCACAGTGATTTAAATAATTTTTATGCTTCGGTAGAATGTTTTTATAACCCAACATTAAGGAATAAGCCTGTTGCAGTATCGGGTAACCCCGAACTTCGTCACGGGATTATTTTAGCTAAAAATTATATTGCAAAGAAATACGGGATACAAACGGGAGAAGCAATATGGCAGGCAAAGAAAAAATGCCCCGAACTCATATGTGTATCTCCTCATTACGATATTTATCTAAAATACTCAAAGCTAGTAAAAGACATATATGACGACTATACGGATAAAATCGAAAGCTTCGGTCTCGACGAATGCTGGCTTGACGTTACAAACAGTACAAAGTTATTCGGAAGCGGCGAAAAAATAGCAGATGAAATAAGAAAAAGAATCAAATATGAGCTGGGTATCACAGCCTCCGTTGGAGTAAGCTTCAACAAAGTATTTGCAAAATTGGGTTCGGATATGAAAAAGCCTGATGCAACAACAGTCATATCAAAAGAGGATTTTAAAAATATCATCTGGAAACTGCCGGTGCAGGAACTCATATATATAGGAAGAGCAACAAAAAACAAATTAAACAAATGCGGGATATATACTCTCGGAGAAATAGCAAATTCAAAGCCTTCATTTCTTAAAAACTTGTTGGGTAAAAACGGACTTATATTATACAGCTGGGTAAACGGATACGATAACTCGGAAGTATCCGATCATAACAGCAGTCCTCCTATGAAAACCATAGGAAACAGCACGACAGCTCCAAAAGATTTGATAACAGATGAAGATGTAAAGATAACTCTTTATCTGCTGTGTGAGAGTGTAGCTTCAAGACTTCGTGACTACGGACATTCATGCAGAACGGTACAGCTTACCATAAGAGATAAAAATCTGGTTTCGTATCAAAGACAGGCACCGTTGATAATCCCCTCTTGCAGCAGCGAAGGAATATTCGAAAAAGCATATGAAATATATAAGACAAGAAGAATAGACAATACACCAATCAGAACTCTCGGCGTGAGAGGATGTAATTTAGTAAGTAATGACAAAAAACAGCTTTCCCTCATTCCCGAAATACAAAATCTTGAAAAAGAAGAAGAACTTGAAAGGTGTATAGATAATATAAGAGGAAGATTTGGATTTTACAGTATCAAAAGAGGGCTCATGCTTACCGATGAAGAACTGTCACAGTTAAACGCAAAAGAAGAACATACGATTTATCCCAAAAGCTTTTTTCATCCTTAG
- the lpdA gene encoding dihydrolipoyl dehydrogenase, translating into MGKYMLMPKLDMSMEEGQILKWMCKVGDKTKRGDIVVEVETGKVALEVDNPTADGTVLALYVDEGDDVKVNTPIMYIGEEGEVPPTKEEALGGGDKSEPKEEKKKAAPKKAKVSLDDFNGKFMLMPKLDMSMEEGQILKWMCKVGDETKRGDIVVEVETGKVALEVDNPTADGTILALYAEEGEDVKVNEPIIFIGEKGSTPPTKEEAMIITHPELADEAEDSAEDEVPSNKYDYDLAVIGAGPGGYVCAIRAAQLGAKVVIFEKEHIGGVCLNKGCIPTKAFVKNAEVLREVKHAGEMGIEVESFKTNWSKVIERKNGVVSKLTGGVSGLLKRHKVEVIMGEAVINTEHEILVGDKSYDVDNIVIACGSDSVMIPIENDNSVKVYDSEGMLNIDKLPEDLVIIGGGVIGVELAGIMNEFGVHVTIVEMLDSILAMADDDVIQVVDKELRNHGIDIITGVGASKLAGGNVVLSDGREIKADAVLMSVGRKPVKVASNINILVSERGFVEIDNKLRTSVDNIYAIGDVTGKVMLAHTASRQGIVVAEDLYGEGATVDYSRIPSCVFTIPEVAWIGLNEKQAEELGIPYKSSKMPFAGVGKALAMNDTTGFVKVITDERFDEIIGVHIVGLNASDIVAQGAIAIDLEATSEEIANITFAHPTLSEGFMEACEGISGKMIHG; encoded by the coding sequence ATGGGAAAATATATGTTAATGCCAAAACTTGATATGTCTATGGAAGAAGGTCAAATTCTGAAATGGATGTGCAAAGTGGGCGATAAAACAAAAAGAGGCGATATTGTAGTCGAAGTGGAAACGGGAAAAGTTGCTCTTGAAGTAGATAATCCTACGGCTGACGGTACAGTACTTGCATTATATGTTGATGAAGGGGATGACGTTAAAGTCAATACTCCTATTATGTACATAGGTGAAGAAGGTGAAGTTCCTCCTACAAAAGAAGAAGCTTTAGGCGGCGGTGATAAATCGGAACCTAAAGAGGAAAAGAAAAAAGCGGCACCTAAAAAAGCAAAAGTTTCTTTAGATGATTTTAACGGTAAATTCATGTTGATGCCAAAACTTGATATGTCTATGGAAGAAGGACAAATTCTAAAATGGATGTGTAAAGTGGGCGATGAAACAAAAAGAGGCGATATAGTCGTTGAAGTGGAAACCGGCAAGGTAGCCCTTGAAGTAGATAATCCTACAGCTGATGGCACTATCCTGGCTTTATATGCAGAAGAAGGTGAAGATGTCAAAGTTAACGAACCTATTATATTTATAGGTGAAAAAGGTTCGACTCCTCCTACAAAAGAAGAAGCTATGATAATCACTCATCCGGAACTTGCTGATGAAGCAGAGGATAGTGCAGAAGATGAAGTACCTTCAAATAAATATGATTACGATTTAGCTGTAATCGGTGCAGGTCCGGGCGGATATGTTTGTGCGATAAGAGCTGCTCAGCTTGGTGCTAAAGTTGTTATTTTCGAAAAAGAACATATCGGCGGCGTTTGTTTAAATAAAGGATGTATTCCTACAAAAGCGTTCGTTAAAAATGCAGAAGTTTTAAGAGAAGTTAAACACGCCGGTGAAATGGGTATTGAAGTTGAATCTTTCAAAACTAACTGGTCAAAGGTAATTGAAAGGAAAAACGGAGTTGTTTCCAAACTTACCGGAGGTGTAAGCGGATTATTAAAACGTCATAAAGTAGAAGTTATCATGGGTGAAGCAGTAATCAATACCGAACATGAAATTTTGGTAGGGGATAAATCATATGATGTAGATAACATTGTAATCGCCTGCGGTAGTGATTCTGTTATGATACCTATTGAAAATGATAATAGTGTTAAAGTTTATGATTCTGAAGGGATGCTTAATATAGATAAACTTCCCGAAGATCTTGTAATAATCGGCGGCGGTGTTATCGGTGTTGAACTTGCGGGAATAATGAATGAGTTTGGTGTGCATGTAACTATAGTTGAAATGCTTGACAGTATTTTGGCAATGGCTGATGATGATGTAATCCAAGTCGTTGATAAAGAACTTAGAAATCATGGAATAGATATAATAACGGGAGTAGGTGCAAGTAAACTTGCAGGAGGAAACGTTGTTTTATCCGACGGAAGAGAAATAAAAGCAGATGCTGTTCTTATGTCTGTTGGAAGAAAACCTGTTAAGGTTGCAAGTAATATAAATATTCTTGTAAGCGAAAGAGGATTTGTTGAAATAGACAATAAATTAAGAACGAGTGTAGATAATATTTATGCTATAGGAGATGTTACGGGTAAAGTAATGCTTGCACATACAGCCAGCAGACAAGGTATCGTTGTTGCTGAAGATTTGTATGGTGAAGGTGCAACAGTAGATTACAGCAGAATACCTTCCTGCGTATTTACTATTCCTGAAGTTGCTTGGATAGGTTTAAATGAAAAACAAGCAGAAGAACTTGGTATTCCTTATAAATCAAGCAAAATGCCTTTCGCAGGTGTAGGTAAAGCTCTGGCTATGAACGATACTACCGGTTTCGTTAAAGTAATCACAGATGAAAGATTTGATGAAATCATAGGTGTACATATCGTAGGGCTTAATGCATCGGATATAGTTGCACAGGGTGCGATAGCTATAGACTTGGAAGCTACCAGTGAAGAAATCGCAAATATTACTTTTGCACATCCAACCTTAAGTGAAGGTTTTATGGAAGCATGCGAAGGTATCAGCGGCAAAATGATTCACGGTTAA
- a CDS encoding LytTR family DNA-binding domain-containing protein, with translation MKLLIEQSLDIKEPEITIKCGLMDERLKKLIEQIRLYSFSVMGFKDGSRSAIALENIYYFESVDNKTFLYTSNEVYECDKKLYELEESLKQTSFVRVSKKCILNSNCIKKVRPQLSGRIEAILDNDEHVIVSKHYTKDFKEKFI, from the coding sequence ATGAAGTTACTTATTGAGCAGTCTCTCGATATAAAGGAACCCGAGATAACAATAAAATGCGGGCTTATGGATGAAAGACTGAAAAAATTGATTGAACAGATAAGATTATATTCTTTTTCCGTAATGGGCTTTAAAGACGGCAGCAGGTCGGCTATTGCACTTGAAAATATTTATTATTTCGAATCTGTGGATAATAAGACATTTTTATATACATCTAATGAGGTATACGAATGCGATAAGAAGCTTTATGAATTGGAGGAAAGTTTAAAGCAGACTTCATTTGTAAGGGTGAGTAAAAAATGTATTCTAAACTCTAATTGTATAAAAAAGGTAAGACCTCAGCTCAGTGGAAGAATAGAAGCAATTTTAGATAATGACGAACATGTGATAGTATCCAAACATTATACCAAAGATTTTAAAGAGAAATTTATATAG
- a CDS encoding dihydrolipoamide acetyltransferase family protein — MSKILATPAARVAAKEKNIDLSTVKGTGKLGAIVLKDLDNVAVLIGKDRGLKVTPVAKNAMNYYGVNLDDVAHDGNKVKKENVISTVTRMSKDEVEAAPVTPAMEEKVIPYKGMRKAIGDNMMTSIQGSPQVSHFADIDTTEFMDIFEKTKVIFKEKYNKKITVTDFLIKAVSLTLQKCPKVNANFDGKEIHRRGTVNIGLAVAQDEGLVVPVFNGVENKTIFDICDERSEIVPQARDNKLSGKYYKGATFTISNTGRSVNNFFTPIINPGEVAILGVGRTAEMPAVVNGEIVVRTFTGFSITIDHRVLDGMDAVNFLNTLNEVISNPINILL, encoded by the coding sequence ATGAGTAAAATATTAGCAACTCCAGCTGCTAGAGTCGCTGCAAAAGAAAAGAATATTGACCTTAGTACGGTTAAAGGAACCGGAAAACTTGGAGCGATTGTTTTAAAAGATTTAGATAATGTGGCTGTTTTAATAGGAAAAGATAGAGGGCTTAAAGTTACGCCTGTTGCTAAGAATGCAATGAATTATTATGGTGTAAACTTAGATGATGTAGCTCACGATGGAAATAAAGTTAAAAAAGAAAATGTTATAAGTACTGTGACAAGAATGTCAAAAGATGAAGTTGAAGCAGCTCCTGTAACACCGGCTATGGAAGAAAAAGTTATTCCTTATAAGGGTATGAGAAAAGCCATCGGGGATAATATGATGACTTCTATTCAAGGTTCTCCGCAGGTATCTCACTTTGCGGATATCGATACTACAGAATTTATGGATATATTTGAAAAAACCAAAGTTATATTTAAAGAAAAGTATAACAAAAAGATTACTGTTACCGATTTCTTGATTAAAGCAGTAAGTCTTACATTGCAAAAATGCCCTAAAGTCAATGCAAACTTTGACGGTAAAGAAATCCATAGAAGAGGTACTGTAAATATCGGTTTAGCGGTTGCTCAGGATGAAGGATTGGTCGTACCTGTATTTAACGGTGTTGAAAATAAGACTATTTTCGATATCTGTGATGAAAGAAGTGAGATCGTTCCTCAGGCTAGGGATAATAAGTTAAGCGGAAAATATTATAAAGGTGCTACGTTTACGATAAGCAATACCGGAAGAAGTGTAAATAATTTCTTTACACCTATTATAAATCCGGGTGAAGTTGCAATACTTGGCGTAGGCAGAACAGCTGAAATGCCTGCGGTTGTAAACGGAGAAATTGTAGTAAGGACCTTTACCGGTTTCAGTATTACAATCGATCACAGAGTTTTAGACGGAATGGATGCTGTAAACTTCTTAAATACATTAAATGAAGTAATAAGCAATCCTATTAATATTTTATTATAA